The proteins below come from a single Mucilaginibacter mali genomic window:
- a CDS encoding COG3014 family protein, which produces MRKHIFRAVAFVALSISLWGCASYNDAVAPYYKNVSAANYPQAEKELDKNSLIQKPRNQLLYFMEKGRIAHLRGEYQESNKYFNDADQLLDNGMKSAGDEAVGLLVNSMSQKYKGEDFEKFMIHYYKALNYLYLHQTEDAIVEARRITLQAQEQGDKFNNKDTRYSNDAFSLMLQGMLYESNNDVNNAFISYRNAADIYLKSPDKTYYGTPMPLGLQQDVIRTARLNGFTDEADRYENTFGIKYDAPPASDGGSLIVFWENGRAPIKEQSDLFFTLVRNSNGDFFFDGGGGVMIPFNYTGDRSKVNTKGIESLHVAFPKYVAQVPYYLGADITVNGSTTPFIKAEDINELAFKTLQQRMLNEMGKVLARLAVKKIAEYSLREAAKKDNGKTNSLIEGLGYGVQLYSLFSEKADTRNWQSLPSYISYARVPLQKGANHIEIKMRSANGTSEVKTIDVEGKGGLQFYNYATLR; this is translated from the coding sequence ATGCGTAAGCATATCTTCAGGGCCGTGGCTTTTGTGGCGCTCTCTATTAGTTTGTGGGGCTGCGCAAGCTATAACGATGCTGTGGCGCCGTATTATAAAAACGTATCGGCGGCCAACTATCCGCAGGCCGAAAAAGAGCTGGATAAGAACAGCCTGATACAAAAGCCCCGAAACCAGCTGCTTTACTTTATGGAGAAAGGCCGCATTGCCCACCTGCGTGGCGAGTACCAGGAAAGTAATAAGTACTTTAACGATGCCGATCAGCTACTGGACAACGGCATGAAGAGCGCCGGCGACGAAGCGGTGGGCCTGCTGGTGAACTCCATGTCGCAAAAATATAAGGGCGAGGATTTTGAGAAGTTCATGATCCACTATTACAAGGCGCTTAATTATTTGTACCTCCATCAAACCGAAGATGCCATTGTGGAAGCCCGCCGCATTACCCTGCAAGCGCAGGAGCAGGGCGATAAATTTAATAATAAGGATACGCGTTATAGTAACGATGCTTTTTCGCTGATGCTGCAGGGCATGCTGTACGAGAGTAATAACGATGTGAACAATGCCTTTATATCGTACCGAAACGCGGCTGATATCTACCTGAAAAGCCCTGACAAAACTTATTACGGTACACCGATGCCCTTAGGCTTACAGCAGGATGTGATCCGCACGGCCCGGTTAAATGGTTTTACCGATGAGGCCGACCGCTACGAAAATACCTTCGGTATTAAATACGATGCGCCACCGGCAAGCGATGGTGGCAGTCTGATAGTTTTTTGGGAGAACGGCCGTGCACCAATTAAAGAGCAAAGCGACCTGTTCTTCACCCTGGTACGTAACAGTAACGGCGACTTCTTTTTTGATGGCGGCGGCGGGGTAATGATCCCCTTTAACTATACCGGCGACCGCAGTAAGGTGAACACCAAAGGGATAGAGAGCCTGCATGTAGCTTTCCCTAAATATGTGGCGCAGGTACCTTATTATTTGGGCGCGGATATTACGGTTAACGGCAGCACGACACCATTCATCAAGGCCGAAGATATTAACGAACTGGCCTTTAAAACCCTGCAACAGCGCATGCTGAACGAAATGGGTAAAGTGCTGGCCCGCCTGGCGGTTAAAAAGATAGCCGAATACAGTCTGCGTGAAGCGGCTAAAAAAGATAACGGCAAAACCAATAGTTTGATAGAGGGCTTGGGTTATGGTGTGCAGCTATACAGTTTATTCTCTGAAAAAGCCGATACCCGCAACTGGCAGAGTTTGCCATCATATATATCTTACGCGCGTGTGCCGCTGCAAAAAGGCGCAAATCACATCGAAATTAAAATGCGGAGCGCCAATGGCACCAGTGAAGTAAAAACGATTGATGTGGAGGGTAAGGGAGGTTTACAGTTTTATAATTACGCTACTTTGAGGTAG
- a CDS encoding response regulator — translation MTTDKLKIFLVDSNKASLENQFGHLAQSGYNNVYKFDNGRQCTDKLTERPDIIFLTYGQSAGMALEALHQIKAFNPGIQVVLLPATAGKKGASEQHNQYVTSYIDHILSRLPQTRNAA, via the coding sequence ATGACAACAGATAAGTTAAAAATATTCCTGGTTGACAGTAATAAGGCAAGTCTTGAAAATCAATTCGGCCATTTGGCGCAATCGGGCTATAACAATGTATACAAGTTTGATAACGGCCGCCAGTGTACCGACAAACTAACCGAACGCCCCGATATCATTTTCTTAACCTACGGACAGTCGGCCGGGATGGCTTTGGAGGCCCTGCACCAAATTAAAGCGTTTAACCCAGGCATACAGGTAGTATTATTGCCCGCAACAGCCGGAAAAAAGGGAGCAAGCGAACAACACAACCAGTATGTTACCAGCTATATAGATCACATATTATCACGTTTACCTCAAACACGTAACGCAGCATGA
- a CDS encoding AraC family transcriptional regulator yields MQALDNITITDPPAEHTQRKSEGFNGQRAIVLPDKVIKAYRKSAIISNVFITDIGFYPKAKFHYFERNTGSPAYILIYCVDGKGWLNINGKEMIVERGQYIIIPANTPHKYGSDEKHPWSIYWLHFKGSQAGALADLLSLGNTSFCRGITYSEDRIKLFDNIYRILEKGYSDANLQYINMCLWHFLSSFSYPDQFDAGENNRGEDAIDRSIAYMRDNLHHVLTLKQLAGQALVSPSHYSALFKKKTGYPPLEYFNHIKIQKACQYLEFTDSSIKEVSHKMGISDPYYFSRLFSNVMGVSPTAFRNRKREV; encoded by the coding sequence TTGCAGGCATTAGATAACATAACGATAACAGATCCGCCAGCCGAACATACTCAACGAAAAAGTGAGGGCTTTAACGGTCAGCGGGCTATTGTGCTTCCCGATAAGGTGATAAAAGCTTATCGTAAATCGGCCATTATCAGCAATGTGTTTATTACCGATATCGGCTTTTATCCAAAAGCTAAGTTTCATTACTTCGAGCGCAACACCGGTTCACCGGCCTACATTCTTATTTATTGTGTGGACGGAAAAGGGTGGCTGAACATAAACGGTAAGGAAATGATAGTTGAGCGTGGCCAGTACATTATCATCCCCGCCAATACCCCACACAAATATGGCTCGGACGAGAAGCATCCCTGGTCTATCTACTGGTTGCACTTCAAAGGCAGCCAGGCCGGAGCATTAGCCGATTTGTTGAGTTTGGGGAATACCAGCTTTTGCCGCGGCATTACTTATTCGGAAGATCGGATAAAGCTGTTTGATAACATATACCGTATTTTAGAAAAAGGTTACAGCGATGCCAATCTGCAATATATCAATATGTGCCTGTGGCACTTCCTTTCGTCGTTCAGCTACCCAGATCAGTTTGATGCCGGTGAGAACAACCGCGGCGAGGACGCTATCGACCGCTCCATCGCCTATATGCGCGATAACCTGCACCACGTGCTCACATTGAAGCAATTGGCTGGGCAGGCGCTCGTTTCGCCGTCACATTATTCGGCCCTGTTTAAAAAGAAGACCGGCTACCCGCCGCTCGAATATTTTAACCATATCAAAATCCAGAAGGCTTGCCAGTACCTGGAGTTTACCGATAGCAGCATTAAAGAGGTAAGCCATAAAATGGGCATCAGCGATCCGTATTACTTTTCGCGCTTGTTTAGTAATGTGATGGGGGTGTCGCCTACAGCGTTTAGGAATAGGAAGAGGGAGGTGTAG
- a CDS encoding M13 family metallopeptidase: protein MNNKFKNLSAVTAACFAAAMFSTFTASAQHDSPKSIAGKFVQKKNFDETVPPGDNFFEYANGNWVKDNPIPAKATRWGSFSIIAEDNTKQLLTILNEVNKPGQPKGSLKQRIGDLYASAMDSVGIDKRGYNPIKPDLQRISQISSLDGVLAETIYDRLNVVSSPLYFIGVGQDSRNPTKNIIQVGQGGTSLPDRDYYLKSDARTKTIQDAYHKYMVALFTMTGTPATEAEANANTVFAIEKQLAAAQWSRVEQRDPQKTYNKYSIADFAKKTPHLNWVDITNKLKMGGQDSLLVGQPPFFKTLDSLIAAVPVKDWKTYLQWNVLKNSSGQLSAPFVKAGFEFNKVLTGQQVQAPRTERMANLVDGSIGELLGQIYVQRYFPAEAKVYMVKLVNNLKLALADRIKNLEWMSPETKVRALKKLDAFTVKIAYPDKWQNYDGLTINRDDYYGNLKRVAQWRYNYSVSQLGKPVDKTRWGMTPPTVNAYYNPVNNEIVFPAGILKFPFFDFQADDALNYGGIGAVIGHEMTHGFDDQGRQYDYDGTLRDWWTKDDAAKFTARANKVVEQYNAFTVVDTATHVNGKLTLGENLADLGGLNIAYEGFKKTKEGQSSEKIDGFTPDQRFFLSWAQVWRSSQRDEAARQRILVDPHSPEQFRTNAPITNMDAWYKAFNIQPGNKLYKKPEDRIKVW from the coding sequence ATGAACAATAAATTTAAAAATTTAAGTGCTGTTACCGCGGCCTGCTTTGCTGCCGCTATGTTCAGCACGTTTACGGCCAGTGCCCAGCACGATTCGCCGAAATCTATAGCTGGCAAGTTCGTTCAGAAAAAGAACTTCGACGAGACCGTACCGCCGGGCGATAACTTTTTTGAGTATGCCAACGGTAACTGGGTAAAAGATAATCCTATCCCGGCCAAAGCTACCCGCTGGGGCAGTTTCAGCATTATTGCCGAAGATAATACCAAGCAACTACTCACCATCCTTAACGAGGTGAACAAACCCGGGCAACCCAAAGGCAGCCTGAAACAGCGCATAGGCGACCTGTACGCCAGCGCTATGGATAGCGTTGGTATTGATAAACGCGGCTACAACCCCATCAAACCAGACCTGCAACGCATCAGCCAGATCAGTAGCCTTGACGGCGTATTGGCCGAAACGATTTACGACAGGCTAAATGTGGTGTCGTCACCGCTGTACTTTATTGGCGTGGGCCAGGATTCGCGCAACCCTACCAAAAACATCATCCAGGTGGGCCAGGGTGGTACTTCGCTGCCCGACCGCGATTATTACCTGAAAAGCGACGCACGCACTAAAACCATACAGGATGCCTACCACAAATACATGGTGGCTCTTTTCACTATGACCGGTACCCCCGCCACCGAAGCTGAGGCTAATGCCAACACTGTTTTCGCTATAGAAAAACAACTGGCAGCCGCGCAATGGAGCCGTGTGGAACAACGCGATCCGCAAAAAACTTACAACAAATACAGTATTGCCGACTTTGCTAAAAAGACCCCGCATCTTAACTGGGTAGATATTACCAATAAGTTAAAAATGGGTGGGCAGGATAGCCTGCTGGTTGGCCAGCCACCATTTTTTAAAACACTGGACAGCCTGATAGCGGCCGTGCCGGTTAAAGACTGGAAGACTTACCTGCAATGGAACGTGCTTAAAAACTCATCGGGCCAGTTGAGTGCCCCATTCGTTAAAGCCGGTTTCGAGTTTAATAAGGTGTTGACCGGTCAGCAGGTTCAAGCCCCGCGTACCGAGCGTATGGCAAACCTGGTTGATGGCAGCATTGGCGAATTGCTGGGCCAGATCTACGTTCAGCGTTATTTCCCGGCCGAAGCTAAAGTGTACATGGTAAAACTGGTGAACAACCTGAAACTGGCGCTTGCCGACCGTATTAAAAACCTGGAATGGATGAGCCCTGAAACCAAGGTGCGTGCCCTTAAAAAGCTGGATGCCTTTACCGTTAAGATCGCTTATCCGGATAAATGGCAGAACTACGATGGCCTTACCATTAACCGCGATGATTATTACGGTAACCTTAAACGTGTTGCCCAGTGGCGCTATAACTATAGTGTGAGCCAGTTAGGCAAACCGGTTGATAAGACCCGCTGGGGTATGACGCCGCCAACCGTGAACGCGTATTATAATCCGGTAAATAACGAGATCGTTTTCCCTGCCGGGATCCTGAAATTCCCATTCTTTGATTTCCAGGCTGATGACGCACTGAACTATGGTGGTATCGGTGCGGTTATCGGGCACGAAATGACCCATGGCTTTGATGATCAGGGCCGTCAGTACGACTATGATGGTACCCTGCGCGACTGGTGGACCAAAGATGATGCTGCCAAATTTACAGCCCGTGCCAACAAAGTGGTTGAACAATATAACGCCTTTACTGTTGTTGATACAGCCACCCACGTGAACGGCAAGCTGACCCTGGGCGAGAACCTGGCCGACCTGGGCGGTTTAAATATCGCTTACGAAGGATTTAAGAAGACAAAGGAAGGTCAATCGAGCGAGAAGATAGACGGCTTTACACCAGATCAGCGTTTCTTCCTGAGCTGGGCACAAGTTTGGCGCAGTTCGCAACGCGACGAAGCGGCCCGCCAGCGTATACTGGTAGACCCGCACTCGCCCGAGCAGTTCCGCACCAACGCGCCTATTACCAATATGGATGCCTGGTACAAGGCATTTAATATACAACCCGGCAACAAACTATATAAAAAGCCGGAAGACCGCATTAAGGTCTGGTAG
- a CDS encoding penicillin-binding protein activator LpoB, with protein sequence MKFRSILSIAAIAASGIFITSCSRQVTRVSPDQTIDVSGNWNNSDARMAADELTGKILSGAWIDTHRSGHQGKSPVVIVGFVQNKSHEHIDAETFLTDIESSFIQSQKVRLVQGGKKREELRAEKADQQTNASVSSMKKFGLENGADYILQGSINSIVDSHKRQKVVYYQVSLELTNIQTNEVVWIGEKKIAKYVKN encoded by the coding sequence ATGAAATTTCGTAGTATTTTATCTATTGCTGCCATCGCGGCATCAGGCATTTTTATAACTTCCTGCTCAAGGCAGGTAACGCGGGTTAGTCCCGATCAAACCATCGACGTAAGCGGTAACTGGAACAACAGTGATGCCCGCATGGCCGCCGACGAACTGACCGGAAAAATTTTAAGCGGTGCATGGATAGATACACACCGGAGCGGCCATCAGGGCAAAAGCCCGGTAGTGATCGTTGGTTTTGTACAGAACAAAAGCCACGAGCATATTGATGCCGAGACGTTCCTGACCGATATTGAAAGCTCGTTCATCCAATCGCAAAAGGTACGTTTGGTGCAGGGCGGTAAAAAACGCGAAGAACTGCGTGCCGAAAAAGCCGATCAGCAAACCAACGCTTCGGTATCGAGCATGAAGAAGTTTGGGCTGGAGAACGGCGCCGATTACATCCTGCAGGGTTCTATCAATTCCATTGTCGATTCGCACAAGCGCCAAAAGGTGGTTTACTACCAGGTAAGCCTTGAACTGACCAATATCCAAACCAACGAAGTGGTATGGATAGGTGAGAAGAAGATAGCTAAATACGTTAAGAATTAA